CAGCAGCTAAAACTGCATCAGAtaaataattcacccaaaaatgaaaattgtacctgtatgactttctttcttctgcaaaacacaaaagctattttgaaaaatgttggtaaccaaacagcggcagcacccattcaccctattgtatggacacaacacCAATGCAAGTTAATAGGTGccagttatcaacattcttcaaaatatcttcttttgtgttctgtggaagacagaaggtcatacaggttggacatgacaagaggatgaaaCAATTATGAcaatttaaattttggggtgaactatccctttaaacagtaAGATATTATGGACAAAATTGTTACAATTCTGTACAAAAGATAAATCAAAAAGTATGAAAAACATACCGTTCTTTTTCACATAAACAGCAACATCCCTTGAAAGGTCATTTAGAACAGAAAAATCTCTTTTGAGGCTTTTCCAGTGATTCTTTATCTCTTTAAGAACAATGCACTCCTCTTCCTTAAGTCGCTTGAACAGCATCAGTTgatcaaaagctttttttttggTGATAAGATTATCTGtgaagatattttcaaaaataatgaCATGAATAGTTTAtcagtttatttttacacaaacataaatgataaattaataaaaaatttaTTTGACCTTTGCatgtaaatctaaaataaacGTCTGCACAATAAACATAATATACCCTTTAAGCAGGTAAGCCACAATACATTAACATTATAGTTcagtacattacattttttttacaaaattttgAATGACAAACAAGACATACCATGCTCATCCAGCAGCCATGGCCATGCATAACTCTCAGATGCCAGAATTGTATCAGCTGACTGCAGTTTTTCAGGCGCTGCCCTATTGTACTCATCTAGAGCTGCAATAAATTTGTCTTTTTCCTCCAAAATCCTTCTGCGAAGTTTATGTCTTCTCTTGTTCCCATCTTAAAAGACAAATGCATTGTCACATTCTGAACAGTATTTTCTTTAATGTTATATGGACATTTAGAAATACAATTTTACTTTGTATATTCCATAATGCTTTAACATAATGAGtgctaaaaatgaatgaatgagtaatCAAAGTATAATTTAGCCAAAACATATGAACTTGAGGTTAGTGGTACCCAGGGTTAAAATTTTGTTAAAAGCTTGAAAATGTTTTAACCTGTTTGTCTGTAAAGATTTTGCTTCCTCTGTCTGATGCTCACATAAAGAGTCTCAATCTTCTTCTGCAGACCCTGCTGGCTTCCTGTGCTCTcttctaaaatgtaaaacatatgCTAGATATGCTATTGAACACAATTTTAACAATTgaataaaacttaaaattaaaCGCATTATCAATGGTTGAGTAAAGCAGGGCATTTGGGGAAATaagataataaaatgaaaaaataaaccaTACATAACACCAAAGTCAGTgagtcaatgttttgttttttgaaagGGCTAAAACAAAGTATAGTGCTAAGGTAATCTACAACATGCTTACCTGTATCAGCCCACTGTGTGATTTCCCTGATCCAGTCTTTAAGGTTGTCATCTGTTACTGCCAACTCTGTCTTAATTGCATCCAGTTTTAAGGACTCCTCCTGAATTTTTGCTTTTGTCTGATGAATAACAGAAGTaaattaaaacacaatataaagaCTAATGCCATATACTGCATACATGATTAATACTCCTTTTCAAAAACGTGGACAtgataaacattatttaaaaatgagcatgatttgatttttttttctcactctcCAAGTTTTTTCTATACTATTTGCATACTTGTTGTCATCACAAACCTGTATTAATCTTCGAGAAAGCACTTTCCCAAGGTTCTCAATTTTGCGTTGGTTCCATGCCATGGCCTGGATAGTAGTCATGTCTGCTCTAGCTAAAAAATggatagaataaataaaaaatttgcaAGTACTTTTAACTTGATTTTGATAACTTCTAATTAGAAATTCTTTCAAAATACACTTGCCTCCTTTGGTCATGTATTTACTGCATATAGCGGTTCTTGATAAGAAGCTATTCACTTGTTCAACCTCTTCACCCAGGGTGGTGTCTGCTCCTTCTTGGTTTCGACCACCCCACTTAATCTTGTGTATGAAGACCAAAAAAGTAAGGGGGTTAAACACCTAACTCATGTGTTTTGGAATTATTGAACTTTATTATGTTattgaacattaataaaaaattaaaccaAGGTCACAAACTGGTACATTAATGTTTTGAAAAACAGTTTACCTCACATTTCCAAGCGTGTGCCTTTGCGTGCATCACTGACAAGAAAGGCTTCATATCCAGGAGAGGAGAGAGCTCTGGACAATCATTAACTACTCTCTGCAGGTAAGGCCAATACTTGCATATTACATCAGTGCACATGAACTGCACATTCCTTGAGGACAGCTCTTTTTGCAGAAACAAGGGATATGCAAATATTTCCCCCCTCATCATGTTAAGGCTTCTCAACAGCACACCATGTCGGCAGACAGCCACCTCCATCCCCTCCTCATCAAGCTTGTTGGCTTTCTTTGGCAAGGACTCCCGTGCTGCAGTCCACTGACTCGATCCACAGACCCCTTTTCCAACTGTCTATCAAAATTGATCAAATTAAAGGAAAACAGTGTGATTAAGTAGATTATTAAATCTACAGTCCCtctattaaagtaaaaaaagtgtatatataatatcagactgacaaatttaaaatgaatagtttttctgaattgttAATTTACTGCAGTTGAAAAGCATGATGAACACATGACAATTCATGGCATTGGCCAGATTACGGATAAGAATATAATTTGTTATGAATATAATTCATGGCATAACATAAATAGCTCATTTTTGTTTCAGAAATACAACATAAGAAAACtttaagacaaaacaacattacaacctacatgctttgttttagcattaatgtAGTCCACGAATTTGGAAACCTGTTCATCCTCACAGATAAAGACACCTGTAAACAGGCCATGGTTTTCA
This sequence is a window from Triplophysa rosa linkage group LG4, Trosa_1v2, whole genome shotgun sequence. Protein-coding genes within it:
- the LOC130553644 gene encoding uncharacterized protein LOC130553644; translation: MKLTAPGMSRLSFTSLLEQRTQFFDRNGKICLDAFQKSFFEWRYCQFEIDQLCGLKVFDCPACSPLMLAMSVDGNRKMYRFKRGAENHGLFTGVFICEDEQVSKFVDYINAKTKHTVGKGVCGSSQWTAARESLPKKANKLDEEGMEVAVCRHGVLLRSLNMMRGEIFAYPLFLQKELSSRNVQFMCTDVICKYWPYLQRVVNDCPELSPLLDMKPFLSVMHAKAHAWKCEIKWGGRNQEGADTTLGEEVEQVNSFLSRTAICSKYMTKGARADMTTIQAMAWNQRKIENLGKVLSRRLIQTKAKIQEESLKLDAIKTELAVTDDNLKDWIREITQWADTEESTGSQQGLQKKIETLYVSIRQRKQNLYRQTDGNKRRHKLRRRILEEKDKFIAALDEYNRAAPEKLQSADTILASESYAWPWLLDEHDNLITKKKAFDQLMLFKRLKEEECIVLKEIKNHWKSLKRDFSVLNDLSRDVAVYVKKNDQDCWLSDSGVLGLTSLLKRKLYFLRDYMSSVRQLYCSVLDNSCELFGNINDDEYLREIDMDEEDIQYGSDYEDDEEEDKEEEENEES